The following proteins are encoded in a genomic region of Acetobacter oryzoeni:
- a CDS encoding SixA phosphatase family protein translates to MRRLVLLRHAEAASAPLGDFSAEADMNRPLTPVGQEAARRCGQWLAAQNIVPDSIICSPALRTRQTLAGALAALPATLPAPDYCADIYEAMPEALLARIQQVPDSAFTVLMVGHNPGISLLAHHLDMQASELDQGFAPGAVAIFEMYGSDTLPDMTRWQMCDGQSMHLHTFARP, encoded by the coding sequence ATGCGCCGCCTTGTTCTGCTTCGCCATGCTGAAGCGGCTTCCGCCCCTTTAGGAGATTTCAGCGCCGAAGCTGATATGAACCGCCCCCTTACACCTGTGGGACAAGAGGCGGCACGCCGCTGCGGGCAGTGGCTGGCAGCGCAGAATATTGTTCCTGACAGCATTATATGTAGCCCGGCCTTACGCACGCGGCAGACCTTGGCAGGTGCGCTGGCGGCTCTACCTGCTACGCTTCCTGCTCCAGATTACTGTGCAGATATTTACGAAGCCATGCCCGAGGCTTTGTTGGCACGTATTCAGCAGGTGCCCGATTCAGCTTTTACCGTGCTGATGGTAGGGCATAATCCGGGTATTTCCTTATTAGCCCACCACTTAGACATGCAGGCCAGCGAACTGGACCAGGGATTCGCGCCAGGGGCCGTTGCCATTTTTGAAATGTATGGAAGCGACACATTGCCAGATATGACACGCTGGCAAATGTGCGATGGCCAAAGCATGCATTTGCACACATTCGCGCGACCCTAA
- a CDS encoding polyprenyl synthetase family protein, translated as MGVAISLSETGRTTSQDGSGVSVSKPGEAGLKALADYLASDMLACNQVIVDRMQSPVALIPQLAAHLVAAGGKRLRPLLTLAAARMCGYNNQDGRMRHVEIAACVEFIHTATLLHDDVVDDSQLRRGLASANAIFGNKASVLVGDFLFARSFQILTADASLGVMAILSAASATLAEGEVMQMTTQNDLSTSVDQYLQVIYGKTAALFAAACESGAVIGEATPEQREALRMYGANLGMAFQLVDDALDYAADQATLGKEVGDDFREGKVTLPVLAAYEAGNEEDRIFWRRVIEECDQHPGDLEAALDRIAKTNAIGITLKCAEDYAAKARENLSMFPDDTLKNLLLETASYSASRER; from the coding sequence TTGGGTGTTGCAATCAGTCTGTCAGAAACAGGCAGAACCACAAGCCAGGATGGATCTGGAGTTTCAGTGAGTAAACCAGGAGAAGCAGGCCTGAAAGCGCTGGCCGATTATCTTGCGTCGGACATGCTTGCCTGCAATCAGGTCATTGTAGACCGTATGCAAAGCCCCGTGGCACTTATACCGCAGCTTGCGGCCCATTTGGTGGCGGCTGGTGGTAAGCGGCTGCGGCCGTTGCTCACTCTGGCTGCGGCCAGAATGTGCGGCTACAACAATCAGGATGGGCGCATGCGGCATGTAGAAATTGCCGCGTGTGTGGAGTTCATTCACACAGCCACGCTGTTGCATGATGATGTGGTAGATGACAGCCAGCTTCGGCGTGGGCTGGCAAGTGCCAATGCCATTTTTGGCAACAAGGCCTCCGTGCTGGTGGGGGATTTTCTGTTTGCGCGGTCTTTCCAGATTCTGACAGCCGATGCCTCGCTGGGTGTGATGGCGATTCTGTCTGCGGCTTCTGCCACACTGGCGGAAGGTGAGGTCATGCAGATGACCACGCAGAACGATCTCTCCACATCGGTGGATCAGTATCTGCAGGTCATTTACGGCAAAACCGCTGCGCTTTTTGCGGCTGCGTGCGAATCTGGCGCTGTCATTGGTGAAGCTACACCAGAACAGCGTGAAGCATTGCGCATGTATGGCGCCAATTTGGGCATGGCTTTCCAGCTTGTAGATGATGCGCTGGACTATGCGGCAGATCAGGCCACTCTGGGCAAGGAAGTGGGGGATGATTTCCGTGAAGGGAAAGTCACCCTACCTGTCTTGGCAGCTTACGAAGCAGGGAATGAGGAAGACCGCATTTTCTGGCGCCGGGTGATTGAGGAATGTGACCAGCACCCCGGAGATCTGGAAGCAGCGCTGGACCGTATTGCAAAAACAAATGCAATTGGGATTACCCTGAAATGTGCGGAAGATTACGCAGCCAAAGCGCGTGAAAATCTTTCCATGTTCCCAGATGACACATTGAAGAACTTGCTGCTGGAAACTGCCAGCTATTCTGCCAGCCGCGAACGTTAA
- a CDS encoding tRNA1(Val) (adenine(37)-N6)-methyltransferase: MPARFAITPGTLLRGRISYSQFLQGYRTGLEPVLMAAAVPARTGQHVLEIGCGAGAGLLCLLHRIPTIHGTGVEKESDTAALAQQNMAANQQQNIRILNATFPDVFLADTPQPEQYFDHCMANPPWHAPLGTASAHPRRDLARRMGADTLPTWIAGAARILRHKGSLTLALPAALADQAIFCLSKTGFGGVTLYPFWPKAGRESRIVLVQARKGVKSPARVLAGLVLHEADGAFTPTARTVLEEGAPLPGL, from the coding sequence ATGCCAGCTCGTTTTGCCATCACTCCCGGAACGCTTTTGCGTGGCCGTATCTCCTATAGTCAGTTTCTGCAAGGCTACCGCACCGGGCTGGAACCCGTGCTTATGGCCGCCGCCGTACCGGCCCGCACAGGCCAGCATGTGCTGGAAATTGGCTGTGGCGCTGGGGCTGGGCTACTTTGCCTGCTCCACCGCATTCCCACCATTCATGGCACGGGTGTGGAAAAAGAAAGCGATACAGCAGCCTTGGCCCAGCAAAACATGGCCGCCAACCAGCAGCAGAATATCAGGATTCTGAACGCCACATTTCCCGATGTTTTTCTGGCAGATACGCCACAGCCCGAACAATATTTTGACCACTGCATGGCGAATCCGCCGTGGCATGCCCCTTTAGGCACGGCTTCGGCACATCCGCGGCGTGATCTGGCCCGGCGTATGGGGGCAGATACTTTACCTACATGGATTGCGGGGGCGGCCCGAATCCTACGCCATAAAGGCAGCCTTACACTCGCCCTGCCCGCAGCTTTGGCCGACCAAGCCATTTTCTGCCTAAGCAAAACTGGGTTTGGTGGCGTTACGCTGTATCCCTTCTGGCCCAAGGCCGGGCGGGAATCGCGCATTGTGTTGGTGCAGGCCCGTAAGGGCGTAAAAAGCCCTGCCCGTGTTCTGGCAGGGCTGGTGCTGCACGAAGCAGATGGAGCTTTTACCCCCACGGCCCGCACAGTGCTGGAAGAAGGTGCCCCGTTGCCGGGGCTGTAA
- a CDS encoding metallophosphoesterase, which yields MLELLPPDGNVKDAMRNGLRIVGDVHGDLDAFRHAVATDRFVIQLGDLVDYGPDSAGVLRLMLQVMHEKRGLFLIGNHDRKLGRALMGKRLRSTPHLEDTLAQLYRPENTDVLHALLPVLENAPAWLVMGQIVFVHGAFDPRMLMEPPPPPLGRVTYLLSRALFGETTNRMQPDGYPERTLNWVNTIPAGYTIYCGHDQRSTNGCPLAIPGRSGGQAIFVDTGAGKGGHLAWLDLPPPFVEKA from the coding sequence ATGCTTGAGCTGCTTCCCCCTGACGGAAACGTGAAAGATGCAATGCGAAACGGACTCCGCATTGTGGGGGACGTGCATGGAGATCTGGACGCTTTCCGCCACGCCGTTGCCACAGACCGCTTTGTGATTCAGCTGGGTGATCTGGTAGATTACGGGCCAGACAGCGCAGGTGTTTTGCGGCTGATGTTGCAGGTGATGCATGAAAAACGTGGCCTGTTCTTAATTGGCAACCATGATCGCAAACTTGGCCGCGCCCTTATGGGCAAGCGTTTGCGCTCTACCCCTCATCTGGAAGACACGCTGGCGCAGCTTTACCGGCCAGAAAACACAGATGTGCTGCATGCCCTTTTACCTGTGCTGGAAAACGCCCCCGCGTGGCTGGTGATGGGCCAGATCGTTTTTGTACATGGCGCGTTTGACCCACGCATGTTGATGGAGCCACCTCCACCACCGTTGGGCCGCGTGACCTACCTGCTTTCCCGCGCATTGTTTGGGGAAACCACAAACCGCATGCAGCCAGATGGATACCCCGAACGCACACTTAACTGGGTAAACACTATTCCAGCCGGATACACCATCTATTGCGGGCATGATCAGCGCTCCACCAATGGCTGCCCGCTGGCCATTCCCGGCCGTTCTGGCGGGCAGGCCATTTTTGTAGATACGGGTGCGGGTAAAGGGGGACATCTGGCATGGCTAGACCTGCCCCCACCTTTTGTGGAAAAAGCCTGA
- the gltA gene encoding citrate synthase: protein MSASQKEGKLSTATISVGGKSAEMPVLSGTLGPDVVDIRKLPAQLGVFTFDPGYGETAACNSKITFIDGDKGVLLHRGYPIAQLAENASYEEVIYLLLNGELPNKAQYDTFTNTLTNHTLLHEQIRNFFNGFRRDAHPMAILCGTVGALSAFYPDANDIAIPANRDLAAMRLIAKIPTIAAWAYKYTQGEAFIYPRNDLNYAENFLSMMFARMSEPYKVNPVLARAMNRILILHADHEQNASTSTVRLAGSTGANPFACIAAGIAALWGPAHGGANEAVLKMLAHIGKKENIPAFIAQVKDKNSGVKLMGFGHRVYKNFDPRAKIMQQTCHEVLTELGIKDDPLLDLAVELERIALSDDYFVQRKLYPNVDFYSGIILKAMGIPTSMFTVLFAVARTTGWVSQWKEMIEEPGQRISRPRQLYIGAPQRDYVPLAKR, encoded by the coding sequence ATGAGCGCGTCGCAGAAAGAAGGTAAGCTATCTACCGCTACCATTTCGGTTGGTGGGAAGTCCGCCGAAATGCCTGTGCTTTCAGGCACTCTGGGACCGGATGTTGTCGACATCCGCAAACTTCCTGCGCAACTGGGCGTTTTCACGTTTGACCCAGGTTACGGGGAAACAGCCGCCTGCAACAGCAAAATTACCTTTATTGATGGTGACAAGGGCGTTCTGCTGCACCGTGGTTACCCCATTGCCCAGCTGGCGGAAAATGCTTCCTATGAAGAAGTTATCTACCTGCTTCTGAATGGTGAACTGCCCAACAAGGCACAGTACGACACCTTCACCAACACCCTTACAAACCATACGCTGCTGCACGAGCAGATCCGTAACTTCTTTAACGGCTTCCGGCGTGATGCCCACCCAATGGCCATTCTGTGCGGCACGGTTGGGGCTTTGTCTGCCTTCTACCCAGATGCCAACGATATTGCCATTCCCGCCAACCGGGATCTGGCAGCCATGCGGCTGATTGCCAAAATCCCAACCATTGCGGCATGGGCTTACAAATACACGCAGGGCGAAGCCTTTATCTATCCGCGGAATGATCTGAACTACGCAGAAAACTTCCTGTCCATGATGTTCGCGCGCATGTCCGAACCTTACAAGGTCAACCCTGTTCTGGCCCGTGCCATGAACCGGATTCTGATCCTGCATGCCGATCATGAACAGAATGCTTCTACCTCCACCGTGCGCCTTGCCGGTTCTACGGGTGCCAATCCATTTGCATGTATTGCTGCGGGCATTGCCGCCCTGTGGGGACCTGCCCACGGTGGCGCCAATGAAGCCGTGCTGAAAATGCTGGCGCATATTGGCAAAAAGGAAAACATTCCCGCCTTTATTGCGCAGGTAAAAGACAAGAACAGCGGCGTGAAGCTGATGGGCTTTGGCCACCGCGTTTACAAGAACTTCGACCCGCGCGCGAAGATCATGCAGCAGACCTGCCACGAAGTGCTGACAGAACTGGGCATTAAGGATGATCCGCTGCTGGATCTTGCTGTTGAGCTGGAAAGAATTGCCCTGAGCGATGATTACTTCGTGCAGCGCAAGCTCTACCCGAATGTGGATTTCTACTCCGGCATTATTCTCAAGGCTATGGGCATCCCTACCAGCATGTTCACCGTGCTGTTTGCCGTGGCCCGCACCACCGGCTGGGTTAGCCAGTGGAAGGAAATGATTGAAGAACCGGGCCAGCGTATCAGCCGCCCTCGCCAGCTTTATATTGGCGCACCGCAGCGTGACTATGTGCCGCTTGCCAAACGCTAA
- a CDS encoding glutamate racemase, with protein MQIDGLALSGPRHILAFDSGIGGLGIARAIQALAPDICIDYLADTAIFPYGEQDDDFLIERIVSLLSQAIRRLQPQVVVVACNTASTLALEALRAAWPDMPFVGCVPPIRWAARITQTKVIGLLATRATVRRPYLSRLHALYAPECTLIAHAAPGLAGCAELAFRGQDVSDSTLLREIEGLFVHPDSNRLDVVGLGCTHYTFVLDRLRALSPPGLTWLDPAPAVAQHTCNLLAHLPQKTHAHPCAWFTALPDDQALFTHLKPYRFSAAVLWEDVNEVEASYYSPVIASP; from the coding sequence GTGCAGATAGATGGCCTTGCCCTGTCCGGCCCCCGGCATATTCTGGCGTTTGATTCCGGAATTGGGGGGCTGGGTATTGCCAGGGCCATTCAAGCGCTGGCGCCAGATATCTGCATAGATTATCTGGCCGACACCGCCATTTTTCCATATGGCGAACAGGATGACGATTTTCTGATTGAGCGAATCGTCTCCTTACTTTCCCAAGCTATTCGGCGGCTCCAGCCCCAAGTTGTCGTGGTGGCCTGCAACACGGCCAGCACATTGGCGCTGGAAGCCCTGCGCGCTGCGTGGCCTGATATGCCTTTTGTAGGGTGTGTTCCGCCCATACGCTGGGCAGCACGCATCACCCAAACCAAAGTGATCGGGCTGCTTGCCACGCGTGCAACTGTGCGCCGGCCTTACCTTTCTCGCCTCCATGCGCTTTACGCGCCGGAATGCACACTTATTGCCCACGCCGCACCCGGCTTGGCTGGATGTGCGGAATTGGCCTTCCGTGGGCAAGATGTGTCTGATTCTACGCTTTTGCGAGAAATTGAAGGGCTGTTTGTTCACCCGGATTCTAACCGGCTGGATGTCGTAGGTCTTGGCTGCACGCATTATACCTTCGTGCTGGACCGCTTACGTGCGCTCTCTCCACCCGGTTTAACGTGGCTAGACCCCGCCCCCGCCGTGGCGCAGCATACCTGTAACCTACTGGCGCATTTGCCACAGAAAACCCACGCACATCCCTGCGCATGGTTTACGGCTTTGCCGGATGATCAAGCCCTATTCACGCACTTAAAACCTTACAGGTTTAGTGCTGCCGTATTATGGGAAGATGTGAATGAGGTAGAAGCCAGCTATTACTCACCCGTAATAGCCAGCCCCTAA
- a CDS encoding chorismate mutase, with product MTVTDDQSISPTQALQDLRRSIDNIDSALVSMLAERFRCTKAVGALKARYNMPPADPAREAQQIARLRKLAEDAHLDPDFAEKFLNFIIHEVIRHHEAIARQTAAAPKA from the coding sequence ATGACCGTGACAGACGACCAGTCCATCTCCCCCACTCAGGCCCTTCAGGACCTGCGCCGCAGCATTGATAATATCGATTCCGCCCTGGTTTCCATGCTGGCGGAACGTTTCCGCTGCACCAAGGCCGTGGGGGCGCTTAAAGCACGCTACAACATGCCGCCGGCAGACCCTGCGCGTGAGGCCCAGCAGATTGCCCGCCTGCGCAAACTGGCAGAAGATGCGCATCTGGACCCGGACTTTGCTGAAAAGTTCCTGAACTTCATTATCCATGAAGTTATCCGGCATCATGAAGCCATCGCACGGCAAACAGCCGCAGCTCCCAAAGCGTAA
- a CDS encoding orotate phosphoribosyltransferase, which produces MTSPSGVASAHPAETSDWDRDAALTTARLLLEIKAVNFRPEDPYTLTSGWKSPVYIDCRRIIFFPRARAKIMELGVEKIGRHVGYESLDAVVGGETAGIPFAAWMADRMMLPMAYVRKKPKGFGRNAQIEGDVPENMRTLLVEDLTTDGGSKVQFANALRNAGAIINHAFVVFYYGVFPGAQNTLAEMNVSLHALCTWWDVLEACSTRPYFSEEAASEVRRFLEDPCAWSARHGGVGTLEEAAAFKANKDK; this is translated from the coding sequence ATGACATCACCCTCAGGCGTGGCCTCTGCCCACCCCGCTGAGACCAGCGACTGGGACCGCGACGCGGCCCTGACCACCGCACGCCTGCTGCTGGAAATCAAAGCCGTAAATTTCCGCCCAGAAGACCCCTACACCCTGACTTCTGGCTGGAAATCCCCCGTCTATATTGATTGCCGCCGCATTATCTTCTTCCCCCGCGCCCGTGCCAAAATTATGGAACTTGGGGTGGAAAAAATCGGCCGCCACGTTGGGTATGAAAGTCTGGATGCCGTTGTGGGTGGTGAAACCGCAGGTATTCCGTTTGCCGCATGGATGGCAGACCGCATGATGCTGCCAATGGCTTATGTGCGCAAAAAGCCAAAAGGTTTTGGCCGCAACGCCCAGATTGAAGGCGATGTGCCCGAAAACATGCGCACCCTGCTGGTAGAAGATCTGACCACCGATGGTGGCTCCAAAGTGCAGTTTGCCAATGCGCTGCGCAATGCGGGCGCCATTATCAACCACGCATTTGTTGTGTTCTATTACGGCGTTTTCCCCGGTGCACAGAACACGCTGGCAGAAATGAACGTCTCCCTGCATGCCCTGTGCACATGGTGGGATGTGCTGGAAGCATGCTCCACACGGCCATACTTCTCTGAAGAAGCTGCATCTGAAGTACGGCGTTTTCTGGAAGATCCTTGTGCCTGGTCTGCCCGCCACGGTGGTGTTGGCACCTTGGAAGAAGCTGCTGCATTTAAAGCCAACAAGGATAAATAA
- a CDS encoding acetyl-CoA hydrolase/transferase family protein yields the protein MTERIRNVALRSKVCPAETASELIKHGDVVGTSGFTGAGYPKEVPKALARRMEAAHDRGEKYQISLITGASTGPQLDGELAKANGVYFRSPFNTDATMRNRINAGETEYFDNHLGQVAGRAIQGNYGKFNIALVEATAITEDGGIVPTSSVGNSQTFLNLADKVIIEVNEWQNPALEGIHDIWDGNVSGAPTRDIVPIVRADQRVGGTVLRVNPDKIAAIVRTNDRDRNAPFAAPDDTAKAIAGYLLDFFGHEVKQNRLPPSLLPLQSGVGNVANAVLEGLKEGPFENLVGYSEVIQDGMLAMLDSGRMRIASATSFSLSPEAAEEINNRMDFFRSKIILRQQDVSNSPGIIRRLGCIAMNGMIEADIYGNVNSTRVMGSKMMNGIGGSGDFARSSYLSIFLSPSTAKGGKISAIVPMAAHVDHIMQDAQIFVTEQGLADLRGLSPVQRAREIISKCAHPDYRPMLQDYFDRALKNSFGKHTPHLLTEALSWHQRFIETGSMMPA from the coding sequence ATGACAGAGCGCATTCGGAACGTCGCGCTGCGCAGTAAAGTATGTCCGGCAGAAACCGCATCCGAGTTGATCAAACACGGTGATGTGGTGGGCACCAGTGGTTTTACTGGTGCAGGCTACCCCAAGGAAGTACCCAAGGCGCTGGCCCGCCGGATGGAGGCTGCGCATGATCGGGGTGAGAAATACCAGATCAGCCTGATTACGGGAGCCTCTACCGGCCCGCAGCTGGATGGTGAGCTGGCAAAGGCCAACGGGGTTTATTTCCGTTCACCGTTCAATACGGATGCCACCATGCGCAACCGTATCAATGCGGGTGAAACAGAATATTTTGATAACCATCTGGGGCAGGTGGCTGGCCGTGCCATTCAGGGCAATTACGGCAAGTTCAACATTGCTTTGGTGGAAGCGACAGCCATTACGGAAGATGGCGGCATTGTACCCACATCTTCTGTTGGTAACTCCCAGACATTCCTCAATCTGGCTGACAAGGTCATTATTGAAGTGAATGAATGGCAGAACCCGGCGCTGGAAGGCATTCATGATATTTGGGATGGCAACGTAAGTGGTGCGCCAACGCGTGATATTGTGCCGATTGTGCGGGCAGACCAGCGTGTGGGCGGCACGGTTTTACGTGTAAACCCGGACAAGATTGCCGCCATTGTGCGCACGAATGATCGGGACAGAAATGCCCCATTTGCTGCGCCGGATGATACAGCCAAGGCCATTGCGGGCTATCTGCTTGATTTTTTTGGGCATGAAGTCAAACAGAACCGTCTGCCGCCATCACTTCTGCCGCTTCAGTCTGGCGTAGGCAACGTGGCCAACGCCGTACTGGAAGGGCTGAAGGAAGGCCCGTTTGAAAATCTGGTAGGGTATAGTGAGGTTATTCAGGATGGCATGTTGGCCATGCTGGATTCTGGCCGCATGCGCATTGCCTCTGCCACGTCTTTCTCACTCAGCCCGGAAGCGGCGGAAGAAATTAACAACCGTATGGATTTCTTCCGGAGCAAGATCATTCTGCGCCAGCAGGATGTCAGCAACAGCCCCGGTATTATCCGCCGTTTGGGCTGTATTGCCATGAACGGCATGATTGAGGCGGATATTTACGGCAACGTAAACTCCACCCGCGTGATGGGCTCCAAGATGATGAATGGTATTGGTGGTTCGGGTGACTTTGCCCGGAGTTCCTACCTATCCATCTTCCTGTCTCCCTCCACGGCCAAAGGCGGCAAGATTTCTGCCATTGTGCCTATGGCCGCGCATGTGGACCACATCATGCAGGATGCGCAGATTTTTGTAACCGAGCAGGGTCTGGCAGATTTGCGTGGGCTTTCACCCGTGCAGCGTGCGCGTGAAATTATTTCCAAGTGTGCACACCCGGATTACCGGCCAATGCTGCAGGATTACTTTGACCGCGCGCTTAAGAACTCCTTTGGCAAGCATACACCACACCTGCTGACGGAAGCTCTTTCCTGGCATCAGCGGTTTATTGAAACAGGCTCCATGATGCCTGCTTAA